One genomic region from Streptomyces sp. NBC_00457 encodes:
- a CDS encoding YqgE/AlgH family protein, which produces MTEVSSLTGRLLVATPALADPNFDRAVVLLLDHDEKGSLGVVLNRPTPVDVGDILEGWADLTGEPGVVFQGGPVSLDSALGVAVIPGEPAAGYVPLGWRRVHGAIGLVDLEAPPELLASALGSLRIFAGYAGWGPGQLEDELVEGAWYVVESEPGDVSSPSPERLWREVLRRQRNELAMVATYPDDPSLN; this is translated from the coding sequence ATGACCGAGGTGTCCTCGCTCACAGGGCGGTTGCTCGTGGCAACCCCCGCCCTGGCGGACCCGAACTTCGACCGCGCGGTGGTGCTCCTTCTCGACCACGACGAGAAGGGCTCGCTCGGTGTCGTCCTCAACCGCCCCACCCCGGTGGACGTGGGCGACATCCTGGAGGGCTGGGCGGATCTCACCGGGGAGCCCGGTGTCGTCTTCCAGGGCGGGCCGGTTTCGCTGGACTCGGCCCTCGGCGTGGCGGTCATCCCGGGCGAGCCCGCGGCCGGGTACGTGCCGCTGGGCTGGCGCCGGGTGCACGGCGCGATCGGGCTCGTGGACCTGGAGGCCCCGCCGGAACTGCTCGCCTCGGCCCTCGGCTCCCTGCGCATCTTCGCCGGTTACGCCGGCTGGGGCCCCGGCCAGCTGGAGGACGAGCTGGTGGAGGGTGCCTGGTATGTCGTGGAGTCGGAGCCCGGCGACGTGTCCTCCCCGTCCCCGGAAAGACTCTGGCGCGAGGTCCTGCGCCGCCAGCGCAACGAGCTCGCGATGGTCGCCACCTATCCGGACGACCCATCGCTCAACTGA
- a CDS encoding extracellular solute-binding protein — MKLSRRLPALLLAGLVVTACAPQTSDNSSSDKDEKTGTLRVWLFQEVGNQPKEKVVDSVVTAFEKEHEGAKVEIEYIPIETRAQRVKAAFNDPKSAPDVMEYGNTDTAGYVKDGGLLDVTKEFGDWTEAKDTDPTAKQSVTVDGKVYGAPFYVGVRALYYRTDVFDELGLEVPKTMAELASTAREIRAAKPELYGLVVGGAYTYGAMPFIWANGGELATGKGGSYASAIDSAAAQKGIKAYTSLFGDDNCPAAKCAGFGGNDTITAFAAGKAGMAIGGDFSYTAVEAGKVKGKYAVVPLPGVEAGSIAPAFAGGNNIGVLKSTSHRTLAVELMEQLASKKTQASMFDAMGFLPTFADVRKQVAAEEPYVKPFAQTLAAGTKFVPASPAWAEIDAALVLPTMFQEVVSGKKGVAAAAGDAAKKMDDAFGSVG; from the coding sequence ATGAAGCTCTCCCGCAGACTCCCCGCGCTCCTCCTCGCCGGCCTCGTCGTCACGGCCTGCGCACCCCAGACGTCCGACAACTCCTCCTCCGACAAGGACGAGAAGACCGGCACGCTGCGGGTCTGGCTCTTCCAGGAGGTCGGCAACCAGCCGAAGGAGAAGGTCGTCGACTCCGTCGTCACCGCCTTCGAGAAGGAGCACGAAGGCGCGAAGGTCGAGATCGAGTACATCCCGATCGAAACCCGCGCCCAGCGCGTCAAGGCCGCCTTCAACGACCCCAAGTCCGCTCCCGACGTCATGGAGTACGGCAACACCGACACGGCCGGCTATGTGAAGGACGGCGGACTCCTCGACGTCACGAAGGAGTTCGGCGACTGGACCGAGGCGAAGGACACCGACCCCACGGCGAAGCAGTCGGTCACGGTGGACGGCAAGGTCTACGGCGCTCCCTTCTACGTCGGCGTCCGCGCCCTGTACTACCGCACGGACGTCTTCGACGAGCTGGGCCTGGAAGTCCCCAAGACCATGGCCGAGTTGGCCTCCACGGCCCGTGAGATCCGCGCCGCGAAGCCCGAGCTGTACGGCCTGGTCGTCGGCGGCGCCTACACGTACGGCGCGATGCCGTTCATCTGGGCCAACGGCGGTGAACTCGCCACCGGCAAGGGCGGATCGTATGCCTCGGCCATCGACAGCGCGGCCGCCCAGAAGGGCATCAAGGCCTACACCTCCCTCTTCGGCGACGACAACTGTCCCGCCGCCAAGTGCGCCGGCTTCGGCGGCAACGACACGATCACCGCGTTCGCGGCCGGCAAGGCGGGCATGGCGATCGGCGGCGACTTCAGCTACACGGCCGTCGAGGCGGGCAAGGTGAAGGGCAAGTACGCGGTGGTGCCGCTGCCGGGGGTCGAGGCCGGGTCGATCGCGCCGGCGTTCGCCGGGGGCAACAACATCGGTGTGCTGAAGTCCACTTCGCATCGGACGCTGGCCGTCGAGCTGATGGAGCAGCTTGCTTCTAAGAAGACGCAGGCGTCGATGTTCGATGCGATGGGGTTTTTGCCGACCTTCGCGGACGTGCGGAAGCAGGTGGCTGCGGAGGAGCCGTATGTGAAGCCGTTCGCGCAGACGCTGGCTGCGGGGACGAAGTTCGTTCCCGCGTCGCCTGCGTGGGCGGAGATCGATGCGGCGCTGGTGTTGCCGACGATGTTCCAGGAGGTCGTGAGCGGTAAGAAGGGTGTGGCTGCGGCGGCTGGGGATGCGGCGAAGAAGATGGACGATGCGTTTGGGTCTGTGGGGTGA
- a CDS encoding DUF3039 domain-containing protein — protein sequence MSTLEPETQPQRGTGTGTLVEPTPQVSHGDGDHERFAHYVQKDKIMASALDGTPVVALCGKVWVPGRDPKKYPVCPMCKEIYESMGAGGDDKGKGDK from the coding sequence ATGAGCACTCTTGAGCCTGAGACCCAGCCGCAGCGCGGGACTGGTACGGGGACCCTCGTAGAGCCGACGCCACAGGTGTCCCACGGCGACGGCGACCACGAGCGCTTCGCCCACTACGTCCAGAAGGACAAGATCATGGCGAGCGCCCTCGACGGCACCCCCGTCGTGGCGCTGTGCGGCAAGGTCTGGGTACCGGGCCGCGACCCGAAGAAGTACCCGGTGTGTCCCATGTGCAAGGAGATCTACGAGTCCATGGGCGCCGGCGGCGACGACAAGGGCAAGGGCGACAAGTAG